A window of the Xiashengella succiniciproducens genome harbors these coding sequences:
- a CDS encoding type II toxin-antitoxin system HipA family toxin, with product MVTTAFVNIYGKRVGAVAWDSNRGLASFEYDPQFKLEELPIAPIKMPNKNRIYSFPEFRDNETFKGLPGLLADALPDRYGKELINAWLARQGRPENSLNPVELLCFIGKRGMGALEFEPVTGKESNSYDLELSDLIETTKALLEKKEELHISTQHNMEDVMLDVLKMGTSAGGARPKAIIAYNEKTGKIKSGQTLAQEGFEHWLIKFDEISDVQFGISKGYGRVEMAYYKMATDFGIDMMESRLVEENNRVHFMTKRFDRIGGNQKVHSQTLCALQHYDFANITSYSYEQVFQTMRLLRLSYAEAEQMYKRMVFNVVARNCDDHTKNFAFLMDTQGKWKLAPAYDICFAYRPDSVWVSQHNLSINGKRKNFERKDLISIAEQNSIRNPEKIIDQALDLVKNWKQYAEMFQVEPTLAQQIAGELIKEMK from the coding sequence ATGGTAACAACCGCATTTGTGAATATATATGGGAAACGTGTAGGGGCTGTAGCTTGGGATTCCAATAGAGGATTAGCAAGTTTTGAGTATGATCCTCAATTCAAGTTAGAGGAGCTTCCGATTGCCCCCATTAAAATGCCCAACAAAAACCGTATTTATAGTTTTCCGGAATTTAGAGATAACGAAACTTTTAAAGGATTGCCTGGCTTGTTAGCCGATGCATTGCCCGATCGTTATGGGAAAGAATTAATCAATGCATGGTTAGCGCGTCAAGGTCGTCCGGAGAATAGTTTAAATCCGGTAGAGTTGTTATGCTTCATCGGAAAAAGAGGAATGGGCGCCTTAGAATTTGAGCCGGTTACAGGCAAGGAATCAAATTCTTACGATTTGGAATTATCGGATTTAATAGAAACTACCAAAGCGTTATTAGAAAAAAAAGAAGAACTACACATTAGTACCCAACACAACATGGAAGATGTCATGTTGGATGTACTAAAGATGGGAACTTCTGCCGGTGGAGCGCGCCCAAAAGCAATCATTGCCTACAACGAAAAAACAGGTAAAATCAAATCGGGCCAAACCTTAGCTCAAGAGGGATTCGAGCATTGGTTAATCAAATTTGATGAAATCAGCGATGTGCAATTTGGAATTTCTAAAGGTTATGGTCGTGTAGAAATGGCGTATTACAAAATGGCTACAGATTTTGGGATCGACATGATGGAATCTCGATTGGTTGAAGAAAACAATCGGGTGCATTTTATGACCAAACGTTTTGATCGTATAGGTGGCAATCAAAAAGTACATAGCCAAACGTTATGTGCCTTACAGCATTACGATTTTGCTAATATCACGTCCTACAGCTATGAACAAGTGTTTCAGACGATGCGTTTATTGCGCTTATCTTATGCAGAGGCAGAACAAATGTATAAACGTATGGTGTTTAATGTCGTAGCACGCAATTGTGACGATCACACCAAAAACTTTGCATTCTTAATGGATACGCAAGGAAAATGGAAATTAGCACCTGCTTATGATATTTGTTTTGCCTATCGTCCAGATAGTGTATGGGTGAGCCAGCACAACTTGAGTATCAACGGAAAACGCAAAAACTTTGAACGCAAAGATTTAATAAGTATTGCCGAACAAAACTCGATTCGCAATCCAGAAAAAATCATCGATCAAGCACTAGATTTAGTAAAAAACTGGAAGCAATATGCGGAGATGTTTCAAGTAGAGCCAACATTGGCACAGCAAAT
- a CDS encoding helix-turn-helix transcriptional regulator, translated as MNNIIDIAALSDKAILQKIGFFVQQTRIKENLTQGELAQQAAISRTTLSLLERGENISLSNLIKILRILNALYVLNSFDVQEELSPIALAKGEKQKRQRASKAPNPQQDNSDLGW; from the coding sequence ATGAACAATATAATAGACATTGCTGCTTTATCAGATAAAGCTATTTTACAAAAAATAGGTTTTTTTGTGCAGCAAACACGTATTAAGGAAAATCTTACGCAAGGTGAGTTAGCACAACAAGCGGCTATCAGCCGCACCACTTTAAGCTTGCTAGAGCGTGGTGAAAATATTTCGTTGAGTAATCTCATCAAAATCTTACGTATCCTAAATGCTTTATATGTACTAAACAGCTTTGATGTGCAGGAAGAATTGAGTCCAATAGCCTTAGCTAAAGGCGAAAAGCAAAAACGACAAAGAGCATCAAAAGCACCTAACCCACAACAAGACAATTCAGATTTAGGATGGTAA
- a CDS encoding BREX-1 system adenine-specific DNA-methyltransferase PglX: MYKSLNIGKNKLGDKGQIITGITTGKNDIFLKLWHELSRNKINLDLINISDFSENKNWIPYSKGGNFRKWYGNLEYFVNWNRKTEFNRSKTTLQHLYFKEGFTWSFITTGKFNARILPKGFLWDVAGSPAIFENDKQKYSYLALVNSNLCQKILDIFNPTMNYQSIDVQNIPLDDNILNTNISEITENCYSISKKDWDSREISWDFEQSPLLGIREQGVVESDKGFVDREKGLGNSGKGSVSLKAAYEAWVAEVSQDFFQLHTNEEELNRIFIDIYGLQDELTPEVALKDITILQDELKAEDLEALEPAFRAGEKVVLPIQANVVMQQFLSYLVGTLLGRYRLGRKGLHIAHPNPTDEELAPYPVDNVALPFQMEIDEDAIIPIMGSTCAFPDDAVKRVDDIIHRIWGDASHTENLNFINQCLGMDYEKWMCEQFWAYHISGTMYKKKPIYWLFCSNPKSPQKSAFRVLVYMHRMDAYTVQKILRNYLHPHIEYVKGKYEEMHANEANLTKQEFKAYENLAKQISELKEYEQKLKEVANQQITFDLDDGVKVNYAKFEGVVAVIK, encoded by the coding sequence TTGTATAAATCGCTCAATATAGGTAAAAATAAATTAGGGGATAAAGGACAAATAATAACAGGTATTACAACAGGTAAGAATGACATATTCTTAAAATTATGGCATGAATTATCAAGAAATAAAATTAATTTAGATTTAATCAACATTTCTGATTTTTCTGAAAATAAGAATTGGATTCCATATTCAAAAGGGGGAAATTTTAGAAAATGGTATGGAAATTTAGAATATTTTGTTAATTGGAATAGAAAAACTGAATTTAATAGATCAAAAACAACTTTGCAACATCTTTATTTTAAGGAAGGTTTTACCTGGTCTTTTATTACAACAGGAAAATTTAATGCGAGAATTTTACCTAAAGGTTTTTTATGGGATGTAGCTGGATCACCTGCAATTTTTGAAAATGATAAGCAAAAATATTCATATTTAGCATTAGTTAATTCAAATTTATGCCAAAAAATTTTAGATATTTTTAATCCCACAATGAATTACCAATCTATTGATGTACAAAATATACCTTTAGATGATAATATTCTTAATACTAATATCAGTGAAATAACTGAAAATTGTTATTCCATTTCCAAAAAAGACTGGGATTCTCGCGAAATCTCTTGGGATTTTGAGCAAAGTCCTTTGTTAGGGATTAGGGAACAGGGAGTAGTGGAGAGTGATAAGGGATTTGTAGACAGGGAAAAGGGATTAGGGAATAGTGGTAAGGGAAGTGTTTCGTTGAAAGCGGCTTATGAAGCTTGGGTAGCAGAAGTGAGCCAAGATTTCTTTCAATTGCACACCAACGAAGAAGAACTCAACCGTATTTTTATCGATATCTATGGTCTACAAGACGAGCTAACGCCAGAAGTAGCTCTAAAAGACATTACCATCTTACAAGACGAGCTCAAAGCCGAGGATTTAGAAGCGTTAGAGCCAGCCTTCAGAGCAGGCGAAAAGGTAGTACTGCCTATTCAGGCTAATGTAGTGATGCAGCAGTTTTTATCTTATCTCGTAGGTACTTTATTAGGTCGTTACCGTTTAGGGCGTAAAGGCTTGCATATCGCGCATCCGAATCCAACGGATGAAGAATTGGCACCGTACCCAGTAGATAATGTCGCTTTACCTTTCCAAATGGAAATCGATGAAGATGCGATTATTCCGATCATGGGTAGCACTTGTGCCTTCCCAGACGATGCGGTAAAACGGGTAGATGATATCATCCACCGCATTTGGGGCGATGCATCCCATACCGAAAACCTCAACTTCATCAACCAATGTTTAGGCATGGATTATGAAAAATGGATGTGCGAGCAGTTTTGGGCGTACCATATTTCGGGAACCATGTACAAGAAAAAACCGATCTATTGGTTATTCTGTTCTAATCCAAAATCACCACAAAAATCAGCTTTCCGTGTGTTAGTGTACATGCACCGCATGGATGCGTACACCGTACAGAAAATTTTACGTAACTATTTGCATCCGCACATCGAGTACGTAAAAGGAAAGTATGAGGAAATGCATGCCAACGAGGCGAACTTAACCAAGCAAGAATTCAAGGCCTATGAAAATTTAGCCAAACAAATTTCAGAGCTAAAAGAATACGAGCAAAAGCTAAAAGAAGTTGCCAACCAGCAAATCACATTCGACCTTGACGATGGCGTTAAGGTGAACTATGCTAAGTTTGAAGGTGTAGTTGCGGTAATTAAGTAA
- a CDS encoding IS1380 family transposase — MSTKITKIGITTNKISGRGGLPLFLRYTEQIGLYGLISRNVSSLLTGNSKGLQLQQFVKQIVAFFIDGTNMAISSFDQSKKDEGYACLLECKTDQLASSHQVKRFFGKLSVISNSVFNKILNELFIWRLHISKPKVIELGIDTMVLDNDDAAKREGCEVTYKRKKGFQPLHICWGSFLIDVTFRKGSAHSNHGSDYTDRVRSIVNLIRKRYSKEVPIVVCADSGFADQKAYEIFEQELNIHYITTGKLYNDVTEYVKALPIDTLGKITKNKAVWQFAEFASKLKSWSKFRRCFFTRLHRDDTGQYVMEFGKPDSVIYTNIGNCPVADKRLRASGGDEWFKADTIIRKSHQRGADELIHRSIKELATREQLPFKSFGMNRAYYFMLVVTHFIFEAYKQDVTAEVIPVTVYPNTFRRKLIDFAVKITSRARSIVLNVTRVIYETINIEELWERCQSPPKIQFA; from the coding sequence ATGAGTACGAAGATAACAAAAATCGGCATTACAACCAATAAAATTTCTGGTCGTGGAGGGCTCCCTTTATTTCTTCGCTACACTGAGCAAATTGGCTTATATGGGCTAATATCGCGTAATGTTTCTTCTCTGCTTACTGGAAACAGCAAAGGCTTGCAGCTTCAACAGTTTGTAAAACAGATTGTTGCATTTTTTATAGATGGCACAAATATGGCCATAAGCAGTTTTGATCAAAGTAAAAAGGATGAAGGATATGCATGTTTGCTTGAATGCAAGACCGACCAATTGGCCTCTTCTCACCAGGTCAAACGTTTTTTTGGGAAGCTGTCCGTTATTTCAAACTCGGTATTCAATAAGATACTTAATGAACTGTTTATCTGGAGGCTTCACATATCCAAACCCAAAGTTATAGAACTGGGCATTGACACCATGGTTTTGGATAATGACGATGCTGCGAAACGCGAAGGTTGCGAGGTCACTTACAAGCGTAAGAAAGGGTTTCAGCCACTTCATATATGCTGGGGCTCGTTTCTGATAGACGTGACCTTTAGAAAAGGAAGTGCTCATTCCAATCATGGATCAGATTACACCGACAGGGTACGCTCTATAGTAAATCTGATACGCAAGAGATACTCCAAAGAAGTCCCTATTGTGGTGTGCGCCGATAGTGGGTTTGCGGATCAGAAAGCGTACGAGATATTCGAGCAAGAGCTTAATATACATTACATTACAACAGGAAAATTGTACAATGATGTTACTGAATATGTAAAGGCTTTACCCATTGACACTTTGGGCAAAATCACTAAAAATAAAGCAGTCTGGCAATTTGCGGAATTTGCCAGCAAGTTGAAATCCTGGTCCAAGTTTCGTCGTTGCTTTTTTACCAGATTGCACCGGGATGATACCGGGCAGTACGTAATGGAATTTGGTAAGCCTGACAGCGTCATCTATACCAATATCGGGAACTGTCCTGTCGCTGACAAAAGGCTTCGGGCATCCGGTGGAGATGAGTGGTTTAAAGCTGATACCATCATACGAAAATCACACCAAAGAGGAGCCGACGAGTTGATACATCGTAGCATTAAAGAGCTTGCTACCAGAGAACAACTTCCTTTTAAATCCTTTGGAATGAACAGAGCCTATTATTTTATGCTGGTAGTTACACACTTTATTTTCGAAGCATACAAACAAGATGTTACCGCAGAGGTTATTCCGGTAACCGTATATCCTAATACATTCAGAAGAAAGCTTATTGATTTTGCTGTCAAGATAACCTCAAGGGCAAGGAGTATTGTCCTGAATGTCACCAGAGTAATTTATGAAACGATAAATATTGAAGAGTTATGGGAACGGTGTCAGTCACCGCCGAAAATTCAGTTTGCATAA
- the pglX gene encoding BREX-1 system adenine-specific DNA-methyltransferase PglX, translated as MNTNALKSFAKAARIQLVDAVAKQILYWGFSQKGEVENEPTATQGGYVHRGEPYNDTTVIPKWQRLKEKITSNKEAFKDVAEEAAYTWFNRLVAIKVLEENGFIEPFLQFADGTQSPIALQNAKAGNHTVTHSTLKANLKKALLENDEETAFSILLINFCNTHPLLNQVFGRVNDYTELLIPQNLLSIDGFLLALNTEIAEEDFKEVELIGWLYQFYISDKKDEVFKGFKANKKARPEDIPAATQIFTPKWIVNYMVENTVGKIYLDFEEDSDLKDQMKYLVENETEGKGALIDDIEQLTLIDPACGSGHILVVGFEWLYKMYREQGYTAKNAIESILKNNLYGLDIDDRAMQLARFAVLLKAAQQLQQVDISQAMELMNNPLDVIPHIYAFPESIGFTSEEVALFTQNQHVQEVYKAFEALREGKNIGSALKISLSDTAREVLIAQYYAWSNKDKQGTLDIEEIGVWYKLKSYTEVALVLSKKYAAVVANPPYMGQKSMNAQLKDYVNAQYPMTKADLFAVFMEVCLALNRSNGLMGMINQHSWMFLSSFENYRTHLLLNQTIQSMLHLGPRTFEELSGEVVQSTAFVLENRTPQNAKGSYYRLVDYKSNNEKEEQFLKGTNFYPNIPQTNFDKIPGSPIAYWVSKNIIKIFNKT; from the coding sequence ATGAATACAAACGCATTAAAATCGTTTGCAAAAGCTGCGCGCATCCAGTTAGTGGATGCTGTGGCGAAGCAAATACTATATTGGGGCTTTTCTCAAAAAGGAGAAGTAGAAAATGAACCGACAGCAACGCAAGGGGGATATGTTCATCGTGGCGAACCATATAATGACACAACCGTAATACCCAAATGGCAACGCCTGAAAGAAAAAATAACTTCAAACAAAGAAGCTTTTAAAGATGTTGCTGAAGAGGCGGCTTATACCTGGTTCAACCGTTTGGTTGCCATCAAAGTATTAGAAGAAAATGGTTTCATCGAACCCTTTTTACAATTTGCCGATGGTACACAAAGTCCGATTGCTCTGCAAAATGCCAAAGCTGGGAACCATACAGTAACGCATTCTACCTTAAAAGCCAATTTAAAAAAGGCTTTGTTAGAGAATGATGAAGAAACCGCATTTTCTATACTGTTGATCAATTTTTGTAATACTCATCCGTTGCTCAATCAGGTGTTTGGGCGAGTGAACGATTATACCGAATTGTTGATTCCTCAAAATTTGTTGAGTATTGATGGCTTTTTGTTAGCGTTGAATACCGAAATTGCCGAAGAAGATTTCAAAGAAGTAGAATTGATCGGTTGGTTGTATCAGTTTTACATTTCTGACAAAAAAGACGAGGTCTTCAAAGGTTTTAAAGCGAATAAAAAAGCACGTCCTGAAGATATTCCTGCTGCTACCCAAATCTTTACACCAAAATGGATAGTAAACTACATGGTAGAAAATACCGTGGGTAAAATCTATCTGGATTTTGAAGAAGATTCGGATTTAAAAGACCAAATGAAGTATTTGGTGGAAAATGAAACCGAAGGCAAAGGTGCTTTAATTGACGATATCGAACAATTAACGTTGATTGATCCGGCCTGTGGATCGGGGCATATTTTAGTAGTAGGTTTTGAGTGGTTGTACAAAATGTACCGAGAACAAGGCTATACGGCTAAAAATGCGATTGAAAGCATCTTGAAAAACAATTTGTATGGTTTGGATATTGACGATAGAGCCATGCAATTGGCACGTTTTGCAGTATTGCTCAAAGCAGCACAACAGCTACAGCAAGTAGATATCAGCCAAGCGATGGAGTTGATGAACAACCCATTGGATGTGATACCGCATATCTATGCTTTCCCAGAAAGTATAGGCTTTACGTCGGAAGAAGTAGCCTTGTTTACGCAAAACCAACACGTACAAGAGGTGTACAAAGCATTTGAGGCCTTACGCGAAGGAAAAAACATTGGTTCGGCTTTAAAAATTAGCTTAAGCGATACAGCTCGCGAGGTTTTAATAGCGCAATACTATGCGTGGAGCAACAAAGACAAACAAGGAACATTGGATATAGAAGAAATTGGAGTTTGGTACAAACTAAAAAGCTATACCGAAGTAGCTTTAGTGCTTTCTAAAAAATACGCCGCTGTAGTAGCAAACCCGCCGTATATGGGGCAAAAATCTATGAATGCGCAATTAAAGGATTATGTAAATGCACAGTATCCGATGACTAAGGCGGATTTATTTGCTGTATTTATGGAGGTGTGTTTGGCATTGAACCGTTCAAATGGATTGATGGGGATGATCAACCAACACTCTTGGATGTTCTTGTCTTCTTTTGAGAATTACAGAACACACTTACTTTTAAACCAGACCATACAAAGTATGTTGCACTTGGGTCCACGTACATTTGAAGAATTATCGGGTGAAGTGGTACAGTCTACGGCTTTTGTGTTAGAAAATAGAACACCTCAAAACGCCAAAGGTTCTTACTATCGTTTGGTGGATTACAAATCCAATAACGAGAAAGAAGAACAATTTTTAAAAGGTACTAATTTTTACCCCAACATCCCACAAACCAATTTTGATAAAATACCAGGTAGCCCGATTGCGTATTGGGTGAGTAAGAATATAATAAAAATTTTTAATAAAACCTAA